ACACCGCGGAGTCCAGCATCGGACTCAGGAACGGTAGGGctgcatcccccccccccccctcttttccCTTCTCTTCCGAGATTTGTCGGTAATCTGTAGGGAGTTGCATGCGACGACGACGCAGGATTGCAGATTTAGTCTTGTTCTCTTGTTTGGCTCCTTTTTCTGTTTGCCACTGTTTTTGTTTGACTCCGTGCTGCCGATGGTacataattttgaatttttctgTGCACGATTACTTGTATAGCTAGGTTTTCAGTCTAttatattttacaatttttaatcAACTTTTAAACTACactacttctttgttcttttttaaGTGGATTGTTACTGATCGATGCGTGAATTCGAGTTGGAATGTACAAAGTTCGCGTGTTGCTAAAGATGCAGTACTAGGTTTTGAGCTGTGCGCATCTTGCTTTCTTGTGCTGTATGTTTTCTTCCCTGTAAACAGCGGCTCTACGGTGAAGAGGGTATAAGGTTGGCAGGTTTGGGATGGCCCATGTGCTAACAACTAAACGAGTTAGTGTTGTACATTAATTATGGAAACCCTTTTGGTTTTGTCCATCCAGAGTAATCCACTTTCAGGAGTATGACATTAGCATCACCCGCCCTTTTCCAGAATTGTCGGTCAGCTAAAACCATACAGATGAAAGGGGCAAGGAATCTGTACCATGTTTGGATTGTGTACTTACATCAAAATGGAGAGTGGTGCATGTTCAAGGGTCCCTGCCTAGTTGCCAAACTGTCAATTGCTATACATCTGTTTAAGAATTGACAAAAAATAGCAGAGGTTTCAATTTTAGGCACACATGTTTCAGTTCTAAATTATTTCCTTGTTGGAGACAGTGTTGCGACTTAACCCATATCTTCTTGGCCAATCCGGTCGCAAACCTTGCTGTCCAAGGCTCATTGCCTGGTGTGCTTATTTGTTGTATTCGTAAGGGAGATTACAAGTTTTGTCACGCAGCCAACCTTCCTTTGCCAAGCTGTCAACTGATTTGCTTCTGTTATGTAGCACTAAACAGGGAAAGGTTTCTCTTTTAGGAACTGGTTTTGCCTTCCTTATGTTTTTACATACTGGGGATATGTGTACTTATGGCTAGTCTTCATTTAGTCAAATCCATAGAGGATTACAAAATCACATAAAGTGTACCTGCATTGTTTTCTAGAGAGCAAATAGTAAACATTTAAATATGTTAATAGCATTTGATAACCTGATAGATACTGAATTTGGGtcataattttatttgctaGCTATATATTTGATATTTGAGTAATATTCCTATTACCTTAGCATAGGTTGTAAAGTTTGGACCATAGTCACCAGAAATCTGGGTCGAGTCGCGGGTCGGTGGTGTCTAAAAATATGGGCCGAAGGAGGTAGTTTTCTTTAGTATGTTGGTTCGGAACACGGAACGTGAGCCTAATGAATTCGGGTCGATGAGCTATAATATGCCACACATAGGTCGTTACATAAGATCAATCAAAAAGTAATAGGAgcaaaacaagaaaataaaaagaaggaAAGGTACATTGAGCTGCCGTAAGCTAGCCCATCTAGCGCATTACCCACCTAACTTAACCCTATCCTTCCTTTAGTCTCACGATACGCAGCCGCCGTCTCCCCTTAGTGCcgtccttctctctctctctctctgctcctagGCAACCAGCGCAGCTGGCCACAAATCAATCACTGCCAGCCAACAACTTGCGCCAGGAACTAGCAAAATCGATTGCCTATGCCCATGGTCGCCTCTCTTTAGTGCTCTCACTTTCCCTGGACTTGGATACCGATTTGATTTGCTGCTACTGCACCCCATGCCGCGTGAACCTGTGCACGCTGGTTTCAAATAGTCCTTGATGCCAGCAGCCTCCCACATCTTCTCAACATCAACCTCCTGCACCTTTCCCTTCCCTCCTTCCCTCCGCTTCTCAACATCTCATTCATTCCATGACATATCCCGGTGGTGACAGTGCTGCGACCCAGCCTGAAACGGGACGTCGACCCTGTTCAACCCTGACCCTCGATTTGGGTCGTCTCGGGCTCGTGGAACACGTCGTCGATCCCAACTATTTTGTCCCAAGATGTGCCTACCTATGCCTAGTGCCTAACTGCTGCATAGCCTGCCTGGGCGGCAACATAACCCCAATCAGGTTCCAGGAATCACCATGACAGCCTTCTAGTACCTAGGGCATTTCAGAATGTTGAGTTTGGATATGAAACCTGTTAAAGGCCATTGTTCGATCCATATTCCTTTGATAACACTGATCATGGGAGAATCTTGCTCTCTAAGGCCATTTCctgatttgtttgtttgtttgtttgttttatctATAAATGGAAGATTGAAGAGCTTCGGTGTCAATCTCAAATCCACTGTACTTCAATTTTAATTATAATGTAAAATGTTGACTAGATCATCTGCACAATGTGGGAGTGTACAGCAACTTATGTTGACATTAACGTGCACATACAGGTGattttgtttgtatttttgAGGACACCAAGAGTTTCTCTGCCACACGAGGTCTTAGGCCTCTGTATTTCTGAAAGTCCCAAACCTTTTAATAAGCTTTTTCTGGGGCATTCGTTGGAAGAAGTTCTATGAAGCTTATTTCATAGTTTCTTACCACAAAAATGTTTTCTTGTGCTTTTTTTTTACTCTGTTGATTGGATCAGGTTATGTCTGCACCAGATTCATAGTTTTTGTGTGGCCTTAAGTAGTAAAGTTGCACTGATCAGGCGCAGTCTCTTATTATTAACGGGTTACTCGTTATACTTTACTGCAGTTCGCTCATTTGGAACTGAAGGTCGTAAGAAAGATGGCCAACAGATTCCTGCCAGTGACAAGATATATGAGTACATACTCTTTCGAGGAAGTGATATAAAGGTAATGAGTAAATTGGTAAAGATACCACTAATAGTTGTGTTATCTGTTATGATTATTAACTGTTGACCATTTTGCGAACTATGTGCCTTGGGAGTTATTTATATAAGTTGCCATCATTGATATGATATATCTTATTCCTTGTGCTGTTCAGTACGGTAAACATCAGAAATgtctatttttatcatgtagctAATTACCGCGCAGATGCATGTCATCATTTAGCATCAgattttgatgaaacaattGAAGATGCTAGAAAACAAGTTGCCTATTCCAGGCTCTCAAATCAGGCAATACCTGAGTGTGCGGTGGAGCAGGGGTGAGGCCCTTGTAGTGTAGTTTATTGGATATGGGTACTGATGGAAAATTGAGGAGGATGGAGTTATGCCCGTAAGGAAGTTTTCAAGATTGGGATCTAGTTAGGATTGTTTTTGTATTGATAGGATCACTGGATCAGGACCGTGGGATATTACCTCGTGAATTGTGATGCTAAATATTGTAAGGTTTTGACCACCATTTTATATGGACTTACTTAATTGACATCTTAGTGGTGTCAAGATTAGAGTGGTCCAACATGAGCATAGGATTTGTAATCTCCTATTTTATATATCGAGGTCTTAACAACTTTGTTCATTAGCATGCCCAATACCAAAGTGATTGATTTGAAGAATAGACTGGCGCCTTCAATGCAAATCCATTTTTTTTACTGATTCACTGTTTCAATAAATCTGCACTTTTACTTATCTGATAGTCCTGTTGTAATATTCTCCTTAGCGATGTCTCAGCTTTACTTGTTTTACCGCAGGATTTGCAAGTCAAATCCTCTCCACCAGCTCAGCCTGCAAGTTTACACAATGATCCTGCAATTATTCAGGTTTTTTTATATTACTGTAAATATTTTGTAAAATGTTAAATGCCTTTGATGATTATATTATTTCGAAAAAAATTGTCGGACATTGTAATGATGGCTCATCTGTGCTCACTATTACTATTCTTTTTGTGTAGTCACACTATCCTCATCCTACCTCGTTGCCTACAAGCTTTCCTTCCGCTGCAAACACGACGGCAGCTGATTCTACTTCACACAATGCTCCATCTGGAAATCAGATGCCACCACCATTTCAAGGGAATTTGCCCCCATATCAACCTGGGGCCAGCTTGCAGTCATGGAATTCGTCACCTATGCCATCATCAGCAAATGGCACCGGCCTTACAATGCCACCAATGTACTGGCCGGGGTATTACGCAGCACCAAGCGGGTTTCCTCATTTGCAACCGCCACCCTTTCTTCGGCCACCACATGGTTTGATGGTTCCACAGTCCCTGCAGGCTCCTGTACAATATCCCGGACTTAATGGATCGTTACCAGCTGGGTTTCCAAGTATGCCAGAGcttccttcttttcttcaacCTGGTAATAGTAATAGTCTAAGTCAATCTTCAGGTGTATCCACATCAGTGTCAGCGCCTGCTTCATCGAGTACATCAGCAATTGAATCATCAGGAAGCCAACTGCCAAATAAGTTACCATCCATTTCTGCTTCGATGTTCTCTGTGGGTTTAACTCCGCCATGTGCGAGTCCTTCGATTTCTACATTTGAACCCACCATACCCCTGTCCCAAGGCACACCTTCTCTTGTGAACAGTAAGCCAGTCGCTCTACCAGAATCCAGCCTGCCATCTCTATCCAGTGATAAGCCTTTGAGTGTACCTGCTTCTATACCAACCTATATACCTTCCTCTCAGCCACCATCTGCTAATGTTGCATCTAAAATCAATGCTGCAGAACCAGTTACATTGGTAACTCCTGGCCAACTTCTGCCAACTACTTCCACTACAGTCATTTCATCTCGTGCCTTGCAAACTGCTTCTTCTATGGTTCCATCCTCTAAGGATGCCTCCTCTACAGTTCCATCCTCTAATGCAACCTCCTCTGTGGTTCCATCCTCCCAGGCTACTTCGCCTATAGTTTCACCCTCacaggttgcttcttcttctgttCTATCATCTCAACTGTTGAAGGTGAgcagagaaaataaagaagcCAAGCAGCGTGAATGGAAGGCAAAACAACCTGTGGTTACTCAATTGGAAAATAAGGAGCCCCTATTGCCAGGACCAAAGCCTGCACTTCAGAAGGTAGCACAAAGTATTTAAATTTGATTGTCATTAGACAAGTAGAGGAAAAGCATATTTTTCAGGTATTTTGCATAAACTCCCTACATGTCACTCGAAgcctgaccccccccccccccccccggccaaaaaaaaaaattcccaccCCAACCTCCCAAAAAGACCACACACAACCTATTTTGTGGCATTTACACCCTAAGGCACAACTTCCGTAATTTGCATGCTTTGTGATCAGTCCCTTTTTCTTTGCTGTATAATTGTTTTGGTTTCAGCCTGTTGGAGCTTCCTCGTATGTTCAGTACAACAATAGAGGCCGAGGAAGAGGCCGCGGAAGAGGATATGGGGTATGTCCATCTAAAACGTGCTCTGTATTTATAGCTTTCCAGATCTAGAAGCGCTTGATCCTTAATATGAAGTTGTTCTGTTTATTTGATGATACTGAAAATGTTTGAATACATAGTGATAGCCTGTTTTATCATACAGTTTTATAGCCTTCGTTTCTCTTGAAGGTTGTGACCGTTGTAAGAACTAAGCAAACTACAAtacaacaccaccaccaccaccaccaccaaaacCTTTTaatcccaagcaagttggggtaggctagagatgaaactaACTAGATCCAACAAAGCGAACTACAATTCGAGATATTTTATTTCTCATATTACATTATTGGCACTCAATGAATAGACCGTTGCTAATTCCACAAACATTCTCTAGAAAGTGTTATCAACAACGTTAGCACTCCTCGTTACTTGGTGAGCTGTAGAAACAAACAGTTAGACATAGATAAATTTTTTGGGTACATTCAGCCTTTTTTTGTAGTCTAATTAGTTTGTGGAAGTATAAACTTCTCACTACATAATTGCAGATCAATATATGAGCCATGTGACTTTTACATATGACTTCGGTTGGTTGGGGCGTGCTGTTATGAACTTTTCTTCTATTGAATCCCCAATCTCAAGTTGCTTGGATTCTGTAGTATTACTAATCCAGTGTATTCGTCATAACACTTCAACCAAAAGTATATTCTACTTGTTCTGAGGAAAAGTATATTTTACTTTTTGGTCAACCATATGTTAATGAAAGCCATGCAATTTAGATGAAGTGTTCTTTGTCACTTGGTGGCAAAATAGTGCCAACTGAACTGCGAACTGCACATGCATATACTAGTATGAGGATTGATGTGCCCTTAAATGCTTCTGTTCTATCTTCAGCACCTTGGGGACATGAACAATCTTTAGACTATGTTTTACTTTTGTATTAGATTGTAATCTTCACTAATATTCTCTCCAGCAATCACATCCCATAACCAAGTTTACAGAGGACTTCGATTTCATGGCAATGAATGAGAAGTTCAACAAAGATGAAGTATGGGGCCATCTTGGTAAAAACATGGGACGGTTGAATGATGATCTGAATGATTATGAAGATGATGTgctagaagaagatgagataTCTCCTAGAAAGCCAGAGGCTAAGGTAACAGTTTTGTTGGATTGCTTCTTGTGATTTAGGTA
The sequence above is drawn from the Phragmites australis chromosome 10, lpPhrAust1.1, whole genome shotgun sequence genome and encodes:
- the LOC133930329 gene encoding protein decapping 5-like isoform X2, with amino-acid sequence MAAAPPESYIGSVISLTSKSEIRYEGVLYTINTAESSIGLRNVRSFGTEGRKKDGQQIPASDKIYEYILFRGSDIKDLQVKSSPPAQPASLHNDPAIIQSHYPHPTSLPTSFPSAANTTAADSTSHNAPSGNQMPPPFQGNLPPYQPGASLQSWNSSPMPSSANGTGLTMPPMYWPGYYAAPSGFPHLQPPPFLRPPHGLMVPQSLQAPVQYPGLNGSLPAGFPSMPELPSFLQPGNSNSLSQSSGVSTSVSAPASSSTSAIESSGSQLPNKLPSISASMFSVGLTPPCASPSISTFEPTIPLSQGTPSLVNSKPVALPESSLPSLSSDKPLSVPASIPTYIPSSQPPSANVASKINAAEPVTLVTPGQLLPTTSTTVISSRALQTASSMVPSSKDASSTVPSSNATSSVVPSSQATSPIVSPSQVASSSVLSSQLLKVSRENKEAKQREWKAKQPVVTQLENKEPLLPGPKPALQKPVGASSYVQYNNRGRGRGRGRGYGQSHPITKFTEDFDFMAMNEKFNKDEVWGHLGKNMGRLNDDLNDYEDDVLEEDEISPRKPEAKVTVLLDCFL
- the LOC133930329 gene encoding protein decapping 5-like isoform X1 → MAAAPPESYIGSVISLTSKSEIRYEGVLYTINTAESSIGLRNVRSFGTEGRKKDGQQIPASDKIYEYILFRGSDIKDLQVKSSPPAQPASLHNDPAIIQSHYPHPTSLPTSFPSAANTTAADSTSHNAPSGNQMPPPFQGNLPPYQPGASLQSWNSSPMPSSANGTGLTMPPMYWPGYYAAPSGFPHLQPPPFLRPPHGLMVPQSLQAPVQYPGLNGSLPAGFPSMPELPSFLQPGNSNSLSQSSGVSTSVSAPASSSTSAIESSGSQLPNKLPSISASMFSVGLTPPCASPSISTFEPTIPLSQGTPSLVNSKPVALPESSLPSLSSDKPLSVPASIPTYIPSSQPPSANVASKINAAEPVTLVTPGQLLPTTSTTVISSRALQTASSMVPSSKDASSTVPSSNATSSVVPSSQATSPIVSPSQVASSSVLSSQLLKVSRENKEAKQREWKAKQPVVTQLENKEPLLPGPKPALQKPVGASSYVQYNNRGRGRGRGRGYGQSHPITKFTEDFDFMAMNEKFNKDEVWGHLGKNMGRLNDDLNDYEDDVLEEDEISPRKPEAKPVYVKDDFFDSLSCNTIDNGGRNGRVKFSEQRKIDTETFGDSARHRPMGTRGGRGPRGGGPRGRGYYGRGYGYMGRGRGYSYPHHQS